From a single Sneathia sanguinegens genomic region:
- a CDS encoding PspC domain-containing protein — protein sequence MRKRLTRSRKNRMIFGVCGGIAEYLDIDPVIVRLIFLFFGVTLFFYVVMAVIIPEED from the coding sequence ATGAGAAAGAGATTAACAAGAAGTAGAAAGAATAGAATGATATTTGGAGTCTGTGGAGGTATAGCAGAATACCTAGATATAGATCCAGTGATAGTAAGATTGATATTTTTATTTTTTGGTGTGACTTTATTTTTCTATGTTGTTATGGCTGTTATTATACCAGAAG